GTCAACTGACAATTTcagtcgtgttgacttatttgtaaatcttactttgctgaacattattgctgttcactgtttatctctatctataatattattcaagataataaccaaaaaacagccaaatttccttaaaattaccaattcagggacagcaaacCCTAAAATGGGTCGTTCGTTTCTTCTGAAattttcaaggcagatagatcttgacctgataaacaatttagctccttgtcagatttgctcttaatgctttggtttttgagttataagccaaaaactgcattttacccctatgttctatttttagccatggcggccatcttggttggttgaccgggtcactggacacaatttttaaactagataccccaatgatgattgtggccaagtttggtttaatttgacacagtagtttcagaggagaagatttatgtaaaagttaatgacagacgacgacgacggacgacagacgacggacgccaaatgatgagaaagctcacttggccctttgggccaggtgagctaaaaaaggggaTGCTGATTGCTGATtgcaaaagtcaaaataaaagcacgtgttcgacttgttaaactgttttctttgtaactggattattaatttatttatttaatctaaattatcatatgATAAGCATTTGCTGAAACTTTTTcagaaattagtatggcgttcattatcactgaactagtatatatttgtttaggggccagctgaaggacgcctctgggtgcgggaatgtctcgctacattgaagacctgttagtgaccttctgctgttgtttttttaatggtcgggttgttgtctttttgacacattccctatttccattctcaatttaattagtTGAATAATTCAATAAATGAATTGTCTATcgtcagatagtattctcctgtctggtttgttgatctacctgtacaagctcaggtacaagtgattagagATCTTAATCCAGATATCCCTCAGGTGTTAGAactgtattgaattataatataaaaaagcctaagggttatgcaattacatgcatttgattataattgctaaGAAAATGGCGTCAGgctaaaaaaacaataatatttgaaCGATGgtggaagacaatttaacgatggcgcaagataTTTGAACGATGGCGGCGCGCCAAtattaaacaggccatggagatccctgcaacttataaaaataaaatttcagacCAAAAATAAAATCAGTCCTTTAATACCACAGAAACTAATTAAGTAACAtgttacaaaaatttaaaaggagATAAATGGTCACTGAACTGAAGTATTAAAATTGGGTCTCCATTATGTTTTCTTGTGACattacaaaatagcaaaatttatggatgattacaaaaatatattatctGAGTTATCCCCCTTTATAAATCAAGGTTagtgaaattttaaattaatgaTCTAATGAGAAGTCTCACAAAAAAATGCATAGTTCAGTAAAATCAAGTCAGGTCATTTGTGCTCATTCAATATCACATTGCTAACTCATCAATCAGTTTCCCACAGAATTATTTCTGCGTTCCAATATTCCTAAAATTAATTAaatgattgttgattgcttactGTCTAGTGACATCCATATAAATTACAATATATTACATATAATGCAATACTATGACATCcttttttaacaacaaatttaCTGATTTATTTATAGGTTAAATGTTTACAATAAAACCTATATTTGAACATCTTCATCTTACCAGTACTACTGTCCATCGGTGCCATTTCATCACAACTCTCATCTTCTAACATGTCATTTAATGGAACCATTTCTTCCTACAAAATATTCACTTTATAGATAATTAGGTAATACATGTGTTCCAACAAAGATTCATTTCAATGATAATATAAGGGTTCTCACTGAGGATATTGGAAGACCAGTTCAGGGACTCAATCATTTTTGGGAAAGGCCAGTCCAACATtgagaaaatgaaattaaattgttgtaaataaaatttgAGTCCTTACAATGAGCACTATCACTATCAACTATAACAGACAGTTAGCATGAATGAAATGTAtacattataagttatatggtttgctactgaGTCATATGGATCCATAGGGAGTCATTAATTGATGGTGTTAAACCAATCATAATGTCATAATTCAtccaataaatatatatgaaatgaaCACAATAATCATACATCAAAAGAAAAGTACTTGTATTGCTATACTTCATCTTCAGTTCATTAAATGTGACCAAGGATAAATTAGGAGTTCAAGTTTTATTATGTTATCTTAACCCAAGAGCTGTTTTTTTCTATTTGCCTTGAGTTTTAGTATTTTAAGTGTTTCTTGATTATTATTGATTATAGTCTAAGGTGAAGGTTATTTGTTCTGACTGTTACTGATTATAGTTTAAGGTGAAGGTTAGTTGTTCTGACTGTTACTGATTATAGTTTAAGGTGAAGGTTAAGTTGTTCTGACTGTTAATGATTATAGTTTAAGGTGAAGGTTAGTTGTTCTGACTGTTActgcatacctgtcaacctgtgacgatgaaaatgcaggtcatgacctgcattgaagaatcaaatctcaggtcataacgcgtacgaactttttcgagcttaatttcagtatttatggtacattttcttataatgtatatcaaaggtaccaaaacatcaatgcatgttcacttggttaagtcattttaaatcttatttattattatttcattacacttttaaagatttttattaacTTGTGTATCACAGTCTTATGTCCTTTACTTTTGTCATCTTctacaatttatttttcaaatttttaaaatgagtCTACTAGCCTTTAAACATACCATGAAGAGGTATTACATGAATGAACATTCATCTCTCAATTggcaaggaaattagactatgataaaatataggaatacagttaaaggaagtataaaagtaaaaaataatttcaacttttttttaaaaattgtataaaggtataaaataatgaataccggtagttatttttcaatatgtgtttgaattttatattattatgatttaatctttttcacccataaaacgtaaatataaggaataatttgaatggtgacaaataggggaagtaactcttagttgaaatatctttgtaaaacaacagggcaatttatttacgacctaaagctaaggtaattggtgttaatcaacagtgtgtttgacaccaaagctgtcaagtgaagccatgcacttaatgggtcacttaatttgacagtttacatagctagatgaactgcatgttcatggaagaattacgaatttgccggtatttcaaaggaatattacttatgtcatgaaaatcaatctcaaggctaagaaatacgggtgaaatagggtcattttcggaatttccggttatttcaatgacccagCGGGTGATCCGGGGTGatcctcagaattgtgaaaatctcgggtcacacccgcagaatccggGTCAGTTAACAGGTATGTTACTGATTATAGTCTAAGGTGAAGGTTAGTTGTTCTGACTGTTACTGGTTATAGTTTAAGGTGAAGGTTAGTTGTTCTGACTGTTACTGATTATAGTTTAAGGTGAAGGTTAGTTGTTCTGACTGTTACTGATTGTAGTCTAAGGTGAATGTTAGTTGTTCTGACTGTTACTGATATAGTCTAAGGTGAAGGTAAGTTGTTCTGACTGTTACTGATTATAGTTTAAGGTGAAGGTTAGTTGTTCTGACTGTTACTGATTATAGTCTAAGGTGAAGGTTAGTTGTTCTAACTGTTACTGATTATAGTTTAAGGTGAAGATTAGTTGTTGTGAAACTATCAAATTACTCCTGAATAGATCTGAAAAGATCAATCCAAAAATGTTTTTGCACTATAATTTATTTTGGACTCTGTGTTGAAATACCTTTTTCTTACATTCTACCATACCTTATGAGATGTTCCTGAATTTTGAGCAGCATAAGCAATTTGTAGTAGTTCTACAAAGAAATATACCAAGAGGACCtggaaaatagaaaataaagataaagattAAGTAAAGTATGGAATTCAATTATtgagtttaaaaaacaaaacaaatttataccTTTCTGAAAACTGAAGATAGAAAATTGTCAAGTAAGTAAACAGTGTCTTTTTTGCATTTAATATGCTGTACTTCaaagcaaaccaacaacacaatcAACCAATATAAACCATTACCGGTAATTAAAAAGGTGCAAGAATTGTATCTGTAAAATTGATTTCTGGAAGGGGAATGAattaaaaaaggtaaattttaaattactgaaGTAGTGAACTGTACCTGTACAACTGATCCCAGAATGAAAGAAACAAGGAAAGGGTATAATCCTGCTCTTGACAGGGTCACAGGTAGTCCTGCAATGAAAATCTATATCAAGGACATGCATAtctgttatgaaagaataatGCATGCAAAAATACAACTTCATGAACTTAGCATATGAATATAAGTAATAATGTAATATTTCTAGTAATTCATATCTTTTTTATCTTATCAATTACTACTTGTACATGTTTCAGTAattcaattttggatgtaacgcgtcttctgattggctgacgttattttgttatcagccatagacataatttagtaatgTGACCGTGAcctcatcaacgttttttcatgtttttctacggtttaaaatggaacttagaattaaattataagaaatgactgtaatattttttctgtctattcgaaataacgtaaaaaatgtggtgcacactgttaaatgaCCCGCTACccaggttattcagtgtgcaccaaattttttttgttatgtcttcatagacagaaaaaatattacagtcattccataattaaaataaattaatcccCTCATTAACAACTATATCAACTTTGCCCAAGCATATCACAACCATATATGAAGAGGTTTTTTGTCTTAGAGTATGGATTCTTATGTTTTCTAAAAataatgtaacaaaaaaatagaaGTGGTGTGAAGGTAAATAAGACAGCAACACACCAATACAAGGACATACATACTGTCAACTGTcttcaatcatttcaaaatgtgtgagttcatttttttttttgtgggccCATGATATGTTGCACAGTCTctattagttttctatgtttagtaTGTAGTGTTTTTTGGACTAAtgtcatcttttattttttagcatggctctgtcaatttttttttaatactcatGACTTTTGAAAAACAGCTTGATATCTTCCgcatatttttttcgtttttttttttctattttcaacaGTAAATATGGTCAACATACACATGaatacatcatacatgtatgtgaacTTTTGTGAACAAATGAACCATCTACAAACAAATTCCTTAAACTATTAAAATAGAAAGATAAAACTTAAGAACAATCAATAAGGAGTTTCCTCATATTggacaagtacaaatgtatatggaaTAGTTATTTCTCTTTATAATTGCTcaatatatatgtcatgtatgtgaaACATCAAAACTAAAGTTACACAATTCAAACTTTGGCATTGTGTTACTTTATTTATTGGTCTAACCCACTGCAGTCTCCTTTCAAAGACCATCCGATCAGTCTTAAGCATTGTTAACTAATGTACAGAAGACATTGCAgtagtttatttaattttatcatatacttagcattgatatgatagcttttgcatatgtgtaatgagcggaagtgcacaagccatatcttccccacccgggctgataacccatatcaggtgcatctcgtgcacaaaacccatatcagtgcctctcgtgcaagttacttccggtgtttccggtatcggttgtttacttttccattgtgacgtcagatattttttatgacgacgtcaaaatttacgggaacttttgtgggtagtttagtacttgctaaaaaatgccaatgacaattatgaatcattttatagtacaacaaacatggagacTCCGAGtagtaatgatcataaaactcttccaaaatttcaatgtttcaaaatgcctctataggaaatgttactaTTATTATATAAGGAGGTAGTGCTGCTGTTGTTgaacaattatagtatatttcattcataatttaacttctttataaagtttttgactgttttagttattgcatttattcatttgccttacataaaactattgtcggaagtatatgataaagcgattaatacatggggttttccatatcagcctgggtatcatccctcgacccatatcagcacctcgactccgtctcgggctgatatggggtctcgggatgatacccaggctgatatggaaaaggccatgcaTTAATCTCTATGCATTAGCCATCTTCATTATCCATAAAGGAATTACACTCATAGATTAATCAGTAGTTGTTTGATATCATATTGGTATGTACTTACCGAGAATTCCAACTCCTAAAATGGTAGCAATGGTAACAAAATCtgaagaaatgataaaatatttgaataaaatggactattaaatatgttaaattaaagtGAAGTTATGATCATTTAACAGATCTAATATAAAGTAATCAGCTGCTCAGGTAAATACATAATAATATCTGTGATCCTGTAAACAAGtgctaaatatttgttaaaaaaaagaaatggaaataccgtaacgtttccgattttggttctgttgttagggattttacttgtgacgttatttaagttatgacgtcatgttcaatgtaaacaaagaaagcCACATCCACCAGGTAATGTTAATTGatatcaaagacaaagaattattaaatatgaaatattggtattgtgttccttgagttcatATATTTTACTTGACTACTCAAATTCTCACGACAACAAGACTGgaaaaggaagtagatttctgcgttATTCGCAAACCGGAAATTTAAAAAACGtgacataaaaatatttgaaggATTTTGAGTTCGtaagtacaatgaaaaattcgggaaaattttcccgattttagaatatttttttttattgattgttctattgttattggggacttcgtccccatattaaacaatttattttgaaattggcTACTTGTTAAAAGAAACCTTTTTTTGTTTGTAGATAAAGAAAGATACTCCATTTTTTTAATAATGCTAACAAtgtaacaaacaaacataatttataataaaccGCTTGGGGGGGGAGGGATCTCATTGGGGGtgccgatcccggatcccgcttactgttttgtcacaTTCCCGTTTCCCGCTTACACTAtctacgtaagcaattctcatttttttgtcatttcccggatcccgctagacctcatttcccgttttcacgacacaataatttgactttcacgtttcacgcttacaaaaaatcggcaatcctgcgtcacgcttaaaccccaatgagacccaccttGGGAACACTAAAAATGCTGAAagtaaaatgttattgaaaataagaTGACAGGCCCcaagaaaagttgttccaaaaaTAAATTTTTCCTCTTTTCTGTTAAAAAGGCAAATTTTCCTTTTCTACAACAATAACAGAACCCCTTGCCTGAGAGACTGTCCCTTTATTTAAGGATAttccttattacatgtattattgcatgtgtattatattatgtgctgtattgttataaatgttgtattGATAAAAATGTCTcatatgtcggttaaaagctcattagagcttatgtttgtctatgtttgtataccttgccgactctaaataaagcttatttgtgtattaaggggttgttcccaaccttatACAATTCCCCCTAAATTTTGACTTACAACtttgtaaatatacaaacaaCGTTGCATGACGGCCATTCTTATAGTTCTGTTTGTTACCCATGTTAAAATCTA
Above is a window of Mytilus edulis unplaced genomic scaffold, xbMytEdul2.2 SCAFFOLD_1924, whole genome shotgun sequence DNA encoding:
- the LOC139507158 gene encoding uncharacterized protein, coding for MGNKQNYKNGRHATLFVYLQSYFVTIATILGVGILGLPVTLSRAGLYPFLVSFILGSVVQVLLVYFFVELLQIAYAAQNSGTSHKEEMVPLNDMLEDESCDEMAPMDSSTGKMKMFKYRFYCKHLTYK